A DNA window from Pogona vitticeps strain Pit_001003342236 chromosome 2, PviZW2.1, whole genome shotgun sequence contains the following coding sequences:
- the SREK1IP1 gene encoding protein SREK1IP1, which produces MALPGGNKDNIRAGCKKCGYPGHLTFECRNFLRVDPKRDIVLDVSSTSSEDSEEEELGKLQTAPEKKSTAEEEEKKKTRKKSKEKKLKKARKRSYSSSSTDEDEPKPKKQKSHKREKKKEKKSKSKKRKHHHKKGKKKRKKGKDSSSSDSSDSSSSD; this is translated from the exons atggCGTTGCCCG GTGGAAATAAGGATAACATCAGGGCTGGATGCAAGAAATGTGGCTATC CGGGTCATCTAACATTTGAATGCCGAAACTTTCTCCGGGTGGATCCCAAAAGAGACATTGTTTTGGATGTCAGCAGCACAAGTAGTGAAGACAGTGAGGAAGAGGAACTAGGAAAGCTGCAAACCGCTCCTGAAAAAAAGA GTActgcagaggaagaagaaaagaaaaaaacaaggaagaaaagcaaagaaaaaaaattaaaaaaagcaaggaaaag ATCTTATTCCTCCAGTTCCACAGATGAAGATGAGCCTAAACCCAAAAAACAGAAATCCcataagagggagaaaaagaaagagaaaaagagtaaatccaagaaaaggaaacatcaccacaaaaaggggaaaaagaagaggaagaaggggaaagattCTTCATCTTCTGATAGTTCAGACTCATCTAGCAGTGACTAA